From the Pedobacter cryoconitis genome, one window contains:
- a CDS encoding RNA polymerase sigma factor, with amino-acid sequence MNRAYSQKIMVVATEDKVSVRRDFFEREIIMELKAQNQLSFNRLYVKYASMLLGVISKLVSSREVAEDILQETFIKIWKSIDQYDEEKGRLFTWMACLARNTAKDYLKGKNFAKSIRNDDIDSVYSKINNFHYFRYNTDVIGLRELMGVLSDSQKQILNLVYFQGYTQLEVSDKLHIPLGTVKSKIRLAVKELRCYF; translated from the coding sequence ATGAACAGAGCCTATAGTCAAAAAATAATGGTGGTTGCCACTGAAGACAAAGTTTCTGTTCGGAGAGATTTCTTTGAAAGAGAAATAATCATGGAATTAAAAGCGCAGAACCAGTTGTCTTTTAATCGGTTATATGTGAAATATGCATCTATGTTATTAGGCGTGATCTCCAAGCTGGTTTCCTCCAGAGAGGTGGCTGAGGATATTTTACAGGAGACTTTTATCAAAATCTGGAAGTCAATTGATCAATATGATGAAGAGAAAGGCAGGTTATTTACATGGATGGCCTGTTTAGCGCGCAATACTGCAAAAGACTATCTCAAAGGGAAGAATTTTGCAAAGAGTATCAGAAATGATGATATCGATAGTGTGTATTCCAAGATTAATAATTTTCATTATTTCAGGTATAATACCGATGTCATCGGCTTGCGTGAGCTGATGGGTGTGCTATCAGACTCACAGAAGCAAATTCTTAACCTGGTCTATTTTCAGGGTTATACGCAGCTGGAAGTCTCTGATAAACTTCATATTCCTTTAGGCACCGTAAAATCAAAAATCAGGCTCGCTGTAAAAGAATTACGGTGCTATTTTTAA